The Ictalurus punctatus breed USDA103 chromosome 28, Coco_2.0, whole genome shotgun sequence DNA window GGTCCGAGGTTGTGATGAAATTGTCCGCAGCGGTCTCtcagagtgagacaggtgaCGTGGTTTGCCTTGAGAAAGCTGTGAGACAGACGTGTAACGAGCTGCTCGTCGTCTCCGTCTGTCCCGTCTCAGGCTCACAACAGGAACGTGCTCTCCATAGACTACAACCAGGCGAGCCGCGTGGGGAAGATCTACGACGATCACCGCAAGTTCACGCTGCGCGTTCAGTACGACGAGCACGGCCTCCCGGTGCTCTGGACCCCCAGCAAATACAGCGAAGTGAAGGTGGGCTACACCACCGCGGGCCTCGTCTCCGTCATCCAGAGGGGGAACTGGAGCGAACGCAGGGACTACGACAACGGCAGGCTCGTCAGCCGCACCTGGACCAACGGCAACACCTGGAGCTACACCTTTATGGACAAGGTAAGGGTTTACAGTACCGGTTTACCGTACATCCGGATATTTATAATCATCtcgtagaagaaaaaaaaacaacaacgctGTTCGGGCAGCCTGTCAATCATAAACCTCATTTAACCTCGAACTTTCACATCAGCTTTAAACACTTATAAACATTAACGCATAAACTGAGCTAGCTTTTGTGCAAATTGTAAATATCCAGTAGAAAATATACTTCATTTTAAACTGTATTGAAAATAGCTCGTTTCAAAAAatcttcattttaaaaatatttgtaaacaCCTAATAAAAAAGgattaattttacatttttaatgtaaatgcaTAATTACAATCCAAATTCATACATTTGCTGTAAATACCCAATAAAAACAACCCGTCTTATAATTGGTTTTAAATGCCTAATAACAAACTAGTAGCTAACATTAACGCACTAAAAAACGACCTATGAGACgattgtgttctctctctctctctctctctctctctctctctctctctcgcagtcCATCCAGCTGTCGCTTCAGAGTCAGCGTCGCTACACGTTCGAGTTCGATCAGATGGACCACCTCCTGTCCGTCACTCTGCCCAGCATGGTGAAACACGGCCTGCAGACCGCGCTCTCCATCGGCTACTACCGCAACACCTACACGCCCCCTGATGGCCCCGCCCACTCTGTTGTTCAGGACCACACCCACGACGGACGCCTCCTGCAGACGCTGTATCTCGGGTCGGGCAGGCGTGTCGCGTACAGATACGGCCGAGCGGCGCGACTCAGCGAGGTCCTTTACGACTCCACGGTCGTCAGCTTCACCTATGACGAGGCCTCGGGGGCTCTGAAGACCATCCACCTGATGCAGGAAGGCTTCGTGTGTACGATACGATACAGGCAGACGGGTGAGCGCTCGATATCAATAACATGTACGCAAATAGACGTCCTAGCTGTGATTGAATGGAAACGTCCGAtcgattatacatttttttgcctgagataataaaaatgtttgattgGAACCACATTAACAAGAGCGAGAAGATCCAGTTAATAACCGCCGCTAACTTCCTTAGCGAGCTAGCAAAGCAAATGTGCAGTTTTATCGACATAAATCATCATTTTAGCTGGCATGGCTAGCTGTTAGCCACATTAGCAGTTatttcaataataaacaatcGACTCATTTGAATTTGACATGAAACGACCACAGTACGTGAACAGTGACACGCCCCTAACGCCAGCAAGAAGGCTGAAGGAAACTCCACAAATCACTCACGCGGGCCGGAGCCACTAGCATCTGTTCGTGTTAGCCACATTAGCATTTTGAGGGTGTGATGTTCCTCTACGCTGCGGGTTTGCTTCATATTTACTGCGTCTCCGAGACGAGCGCTGATTTAAGAGCCACATAATTTTTCATTAGCGTGTAAAAGGGAAAATCTGTTCCTGGATCCGTGGCCTTGTGCTGACATTAGCAACATCCGCGAGCGGCAAAGCTGATAAATCATCGGAATTGCTAATGTGGCTAATCATTTCTTCGTTTTCACCTTTTTATGCTAATTTGAATTTGCATTAGTAATACAAAGCACCGAGGGGTGGCTaaagaaacatttttacatCCAAAGTCATCGTTTCCTCTTTGCTGAGGTGGACTAATTGTTGTGTGAATAATCCCACAAATCAGTCATGATAGCTGGCGTTACCTACCTGGAGATTTTCTTAACTGTTAGCCAcgttagcatttttattttttttaatattttatatatttatatacgaCGTTCTCTGCTACCTTTTCTTTCTCGCAGGTCCGTTGGTGGGAAGGCAGATCTACCGTTTCAGCGAGGAGGGTTTGGTGAACGCACGCTTCGACTACAGCTACAACAACTTCCGTGTCACTAGCATGCAGGCTATGATCAACGAGACGCCGCTGCCCATTGACCTCTACCGCTACGTGGACGTGTCGGGACGTATCGAGCAGTTCGGCAAGTTCAGCGTGATCAGCTATGACCTGAACCAAGTGATTACCACGCACGACATGAAGCACACCAAGATCTACAACCCTAACGGGCAGCTCATCGAGGTCCAGTACGAGATCCTAAAGTCTATAGCCTTCTGGATGACGCTGCAGTACGACGGGGCAGGACGCGTCAGCGCATGCGACGTCCGCGTGGGCGTCGACGCTAACGTCACTCGCCACGCTTACCGTTACGACCCCGACAGCCAGCTGGCGTCGGTTTCCGTTGACGACCGCCCCATGTGGCGCTACGGCTACGACCTGAACGGGAATATTAATCTGCTGAGTCACGGCGACGTTAACGTTAACGGCCGGCTAACGCCGATACGCTACGATCTTAGGGATCGCATCACGCGCCTCGGAGATGTCCAGTACCGCGCAGACGAAGACGGATTCCTGCGCTCACGTGGCAACCTTGTGTTCCGTTACAGCGCTAACGGTCACCTGCAGGGGGCGCTAGACCGTCAAACAGGCCGGCGCGTTTCGCACCGATACGACGGGCTCGGAAGACGCGTTTTCACCCAAACGAGCGACGGGACACGGATTCAGTTCTTCTATGCCGACCTGACCGAACCGACGCGCGTCACGCATCTTTACGATCATGGCGCGTCCGAGATCACGTCGCTCTACTATGACCTGCAGGGCCATCTGATCGCTATGGAGATGAGCAGCGGCGAGGAGTTTTACGTGGCGTGCGACGTGGCAGGGACGCCGCTCGCCATCTTCAGCAGCCGAGGCACCGTGGTCAAAGAGGTCCGCTACACGCCGTACGGAGACGTCTATCGCGACTCGAACCCGGCCTTCACGCTGCCTTTCGGGTTCCACGGAGGGCTCTATGACCCCCTGACCCGGCTCGTCCGCATCGGGCGCCGCGACTACGACACGGTCGCTGGGAGATGGACGACACCCAATCACGACCTGTGGGCGGAGCTGAGCGAAGACCCTAAACCGTTCAACCTGTACAACTTCATGAACAACAACCCGTTCGGCAGCGCGCAGGACGTCACCAAGTTCACGACAGGTGAGAGGTGAAAGGCGCTCGTGCTCGTTTCCCAGGAGCGTTCGGTCTTTAGAAGACATTCTTGAGTTTTCTGCTGGTTGCCATGGTTTCCATGTTAGCTCCTAGAAGGTTAGTCTGTTAACGAGCTAAACAAGTTCACctgtgatgatgattattactTTAGAGGCATCCATAGTACCATAAGTCTTGGACTTGCCATTCTGTGAgtttaataaattcaaatgagaattaaaatgtttgtgtgtgtgtgtgcgcagatgTTAGCAGCTGGCTGCAGCTGTTTGGCTTCCAGCTCCATAACGTCGTTCCCGGCTTTCCCACACTGCCCGTGGAGAAAACCCAACACACGTATGAGATGATGAACACACAGGCACGAACACACAGCTGGGAACCGAGCAAGGTCTGATGGGAAATATGCAAAATATGCTTGAAAATATGACATGAAAATAATGTTATGTAATGTACATAATGTATTGAATAcgctttgtctctctctctctctctctctctctctctctctccgtctctctctccccaggTCGTCCTGGGAGTTCAGTGCGAGCTTCAGAAGCGTCTTCAGAGCTTCATCTCGTTGGACCGCCTCCCCATGAGCTCGGCAAACGGGAAGCCGGGAAGCAGGCATGCGCTCCGTCCCCGCTTCTCCGCCCTCTCCTCCATCTTCGGTAAAGGTGTGAAGTTCGCGATCCACGATGGTGTTGTTGCGACAGAGATCGTGGGAGTGGCTAGCGAGGACGGCCGCCGCGTGGCCTCACTCCTGAAAGGTGCCGTCTACTTGAGCGATCTCCACTTCACCATCGCCGGACGAGACACGCACTACTTCTGCAAGGCCAGCTCGCTCGAGGCAGACCTCGCCGTAGTCGGGGTAGGGGGCGGGGCCAGAGTGCTGGAGAATGGCGTCAACGTTTCGGTGTCGCAGATGAGCGCGGTAATGGGCGGAGAGACGCGGCGGTTCGCCGAAATCGTcctccagcagggggcgctgaGCCTGCACGTGCGCTACGGGGCAACGCCGGACGAGGAACGAGTGCGAGTGATCGAGTCCGCGCGGGCGAGGGCGGTGCGGGGGGCGTGGCTGATGGAGCAGAGGCGGGTGCGGGAGGGAGAAGGCGGAGTCAAAGCGTGGAccgagaaagagaaggaggagctTCTTTCGGAGGGCCGCGTCACGGGTTACGACGGATTTTACATCCTACCTGTCGAACAGCATCCTGAGCTCGCTGATAGTCCGTTTAACGTACAGCTAATCAGACAGACTGACGCCGGGCgtaggtaacacacacacacacacacacacactttcacagctTACTTTCCAGGATGTTGCCAAGACGAAATCAAGAAAGACTTCGTTGACTCTGATGTGATCGAATGATGCGTATCATTGCGTTATTTAAGGAAGTGCCCTGTTTGcaagctttacattttattcttttttttgtgttaatgtTTTAATTGTGACGCAAAAAGCCTTCAGTTTTCACCCAAAAGGCCTCTGCTTTCGTTATTCTCTGCGGTCAAAAGACAAGAAAACCGGCCCTTGTGAATATCCGGAATATCCTACGGTctttttccaaaaaaacaaaaacaaaaaaaaacccagcgaGTGATGAGTGCTACTTTACATATAAACGAGCTCTGTGGCTGAAATGCTGATCTCCGGTTTAAACAGACGTTACGTGGACCGAGGACTGAAACTTCGGAAAACTCGAGGACGTTCTCCTGAAAAATCGTCACCTTTCGGCAGCCTCGGATGACGCCTTTCTAACGGACTCCTTGGATCGGAAGCGTCACATATCACACGTTCCACGCGGCCCGACGGCGTTCTCTCACTGCGGTGGCCTTCTAGAAACATCCGTTCAAACTTTTCAACCGCATTCCGGAATCCAGTACTTACACGACTTTCCGGAATCTCCTGTTTAAAAGGAACTGCAGAATCGTCTACTTGCATCGCAATCCCGGATCTGTTTTTGCCGTTGTTGGTttaatttttgatttttttttaattcaggaTGTTTAAATTGCACgccagaatgttttttttaaaaaaaaatatatatatatatatataaacggcattccatattttttagttttgtttaaaTGGCATTCCAGaatcctgttttgttttatttatttatttatttatttagtttgggGTCGGATTGTCGTTctgtttgatctttttttttttaacgcgaCTGTGTAATCATCTGCTTAGGTGGCTTTCCAAAACGATCGACTTTAGTAGCGTTCCTTCCGACGATCCTTCGTTCCGGAACAATCTACTTAACCGGCAAATCCGGAATCTTGCGTATAAGTGGGGTTTCTCTAACGTCCTGTTTAAATGGCTGCCAGGATTTATGTCGCTTAAGTTTATAAAGAATACCGGCATAACGTCCTTTCTTTCTTGATTTTTCCCGGAATCTTCGGTTCAACGTTCAGCGTTCCGTCACGTTGGAAGCgtaaagaataagaaaaaaaaactccgtTTAAATGGAATTTCAGAACGGTCCCCATAAAAAAGGGAATTCTGGAGTCTCTTGTTTAAATCGTGTTCCCGGACTTTTTCTGGAATCTTCTACTGAAATGGGAATTCTGGAATCTTCTTTTTGGACACCATGCCGGGAATCTTTCGTTTAAATGGCATGCTGAGTGTGTTTCCTGACTCTGGTTTGATTGTGCGCCTAATCCGCAAACCATCTCGCGCTTTTCCACCGCAAAAGAACCGGTTCACAAACGAGCCAGCAAACTCAGTTTGGACTGGAGCTGAGGAACCAGTGGTATCACATGCAAGGGGTGTGGCAGGGGGaggtgggtggggggggttcATTTCGCCGCCATGACAACAATCCCAAACAAACCAACTCGCCTTGTTAACAGGACCGGATATCGGAAACGAGCAGAGAGGAATGTTTTCaagattaatttttttgtgggggaaacccccccccctccccccactaAGAGTGAAATTAACGGTCCACGGAAGAAGCAAGCGCTCGACAACTAACTGAACACAACTGAATATTTTAACATCGACGCTACTGCTAACAAAACTTCGTTTGAGCAGctatatgttaaaaaataataataaaaacaatgaagTGTTGACGTTGTCTATCTCTGTGCTGTGTATAGAAGCTGAATGCCCGATGGTCAAATGTGTTCTCTAATCCAGAAGTAAAACAAGATATTAAGTTAAACAAACCACGTGACCTTTCACATTTCTTCTTattgttatcatttttattatttttttttttttacaatttatttagtAAAAACCCGTGCCATTTTACAGTACACCTTTGTTCTGAAAACTTGTTGAAACACAGACTGGTTTGTAAAAAGCCAACACGGAGTCCACGTGCACGTGGGtctaaagggggaaaaaaaacaacaacaagtgcCGACGGTTTCGCTTAAAAGATTAAAGAGTAAAAACGGTACTGAATTCTGTTTcgtgagaaataaataaataaataaaaaaccgtACGAGGGCTGGCCCGAATAACTGGAATACtccagtgtttgtttgttatgtttattattcatttcttcgCCGTGTTTGTTCGAATTGCGAGTATTTCGGGATTGAACTGAACGTCCGGGTAGACGGTCATGTAAAACCTAAATCGTGTGCTAGTTTATAACTGTTGATCAAAGAGTCAGcctaatgcaaaaaataaaaaataacgtATAAAATAATCTTACCCCGATTTTATTTTAATCGTATTTTATTTGTCATTGCTGCACAGCTACTGAAACGAAATGGCTCGACTCTTATGCTGTAGGACAGTTTTTAAGGACCCAGAAACCCAGGTTTTTGTCCGATGCAGTATTGTGGCTTATTATTAACGATCTGTTTGCACggtaataagaaaaaaaaattgttgcaaAGATTTATTTCACTCTATTTCATTTGTATTATCATAACTATACACTATTAATACgcctaataataatatgtaGTTGTTTAAATTTTCTTATTCGAGAATACcagttaattttttatttatttatttattattttttttttttaatgtaaaatggtTTTCGGGCCAGCCTTAAGTCTTAAGTCGTGCAAATAAACCAGACATCTAAACATCTCTGAAAGAAAATCTCTGAAACTGTAATTGAGTCtccaccagggggcgccgtGGTGTCTCGTGTTGGACTCGGTTACGTTGCGATGAAATAATGACATGAAACAGGTTCATGTGAACGTTGTAGGAAACCCAAcccaacacaacacaacatggCGAGGTGTGTTACTGAGATGCCTGTTCAGATTACAATCTGAGGACTTCAGCACGTTTTGTGCCTTTTTCAGCGCTAATGGAAAACGAGAGCTAGAACAAAGTCGTGCATCACagacacacgtatacacacgcACATGGTGTGTATCAGTGTTAGttgtatgttttaaaaattctgTAGAGCAGAATAACAGCATTTGCACCACTGATACAGAAGCGGTCCCCATAAAACACTTAAGCCCGGAAGTGTGTTTACTTTCGGGATTTGAATCTTATGGATCCGGATCGAATTTTGTTCTTTTCCAGAATCAGTTTTAGCACAAAAGTTCAACAGTGGGTGGTGAGGTGAGCTTTAACAGCGTGCACGAGTTCTGTTTACAAGGCCAGATGTTTATGGTGTGATAGTTCTTACCAGTGTACAGTAAGTTATTAATACCCAAGGACCCAAGGACGACGTGCACAGCCAGCGAATTCGAGTGCGGGATACACACAACTCATATTAACATGCCCTATAATATCGGCGAAGGAATGCTTTGGAACGTTCTATCTCCATCCTTATGAGTGTatacaataaatgtaaatgtttttaagaAGCACGAGCGTTTCCGAACATCGCTTTGTTTGACTAGCTTTTAAACTCTTCGGCAGCCGGGActtttgataaataaatatacgaCGTTTCACGCTGTTCGGTTTCTGTGTTTCTTTGGAAAAGGTTTGAAAGAACGTGTTTTAAACAGTCCTAACGTTACGAAGATGATGTTTCGGGGACAGAAAGGGTTCTGCACCTGAATATATTGGAtattttgaggggaaaaaaaccaaacaaaaatgaTAATTGTATTGCTGTGAAGATTAAAATGAGTTATATTCTACAATAAAAGGCTTTATTTTGTCTGTTTCGGGTGTACAATATACAACGATAATTAAatatcattaacattaaaaaacaatcaaGTTTTTCAAGAAAAAGATTTCCCTCTGAACTGGTTTTAATtctttataatgtttattatgaTGGCTTTTACATACAGTTTATCAAAGAAAAATATTCTCTCgtagaattatttaaaaatggaatctaaataaaagcaaaacttgtagaaaatagtttaaaaaataaatagctgccaaaaaaaaaaaaaaaaaggaaattctCCTTGGAAAAGTTTTACATTTGATCGTGACGTAACGTGGAGAGATTTCTACATTTACGgtgaataaatcataaataaatgcattttctttaaaacaacaaaacatgttATTGATCAGATCATCGTGGGTTTCTGTGATTACGTGTTAACGGGGGATGTGTTTCCGGGGCAGAGGACGAGGTTTCGTGCATGGCTCAAGATAATTATTCACAGGAAACAGCAGCGGCATGGTGATGCCCTGGTTCGGCTCCTTGTACACAGCCAGAAGGTTTTGGACATTTCGGAAGAGTCGCTCTTTCACCCCAGACGTCACCTGCACAAAACAGAGCACGAACTATCAATACGTGTGAgggtaattattatttatttatgtgtccgtattatattatattatattatattatattatcaatTGAGCAGAAAGTTTCTATCTAACTGGAACCTAAACTAGGAACCTTAGGAAGTTGTGTCGTTTTTATTTACGTGAATTGTTTTGACATTTTGTAAGTTATAGTCACACAGTGAAGGTCTTAGCTGCGCAAGGAGAGCGACGTGGACTGTAAACATCTGTCATGTGATCACACCCACGCGTGTACTTTCGCAGGTTCTGAAACTGAGGCGTATATCAAAAAGCAGATAGTTCCCCCCGCACACATGGCCTATAAAGGTCGGTTCGTACACGCCGTAAGGTATGAAACACGCCGTGTTGTGTTGTTAgagtaaattaattaaaagcgcacatccccaagtgtttattaaagaatgaagCGTTGCgctttttatacttttatagtTACACGTAACGTCTGTATTATATCCTGTAGCAACTACTATAAAGGAAccgttttcttcacagcttttcGTCCAGCCTAATGAGGTTCCATGGTTGCCTTGTTCTGACGGACAAGTTCAATTAATAAAACCTAATAAAAGGCTCATGAATTATTATCGAGCTAACGACCTTGATAAATGACCTACATGCTAATTAGATTTATGGCCCACTCTTTGGAAAAAATGTTTAGTAGCAGGTTTAAACCCTTTACGAAATCCACAGGACCCTTAAAGAGCTTTATAAATAAGGGTAGAGACATACAGGTATTAAAATGGAGTTGAAGACATGTCAAGCGTTCCTTTCCTTtgggaaaaaaactaaacaaaagaaaactgcACAAGACAAAGGTGTGAAAACTTGATAGTCGGTTCTATCGAGCGCATCGACACTCCATCTCGTACCTCCATTTTCCACACTTTGCCCTCGACATGGAAGAGCCTGTAGGTGTACACAAACTGATGACACCTGCagaggaaacaaaaaaaaaacagaacatctCAAATGTATTTGAATCATGGAAAAGGACGAAAGAGAAGTCATCAGTCTCAGTGGTCATCATTTTGACATAAACAGTttcacatctacatcacatctattTCCATTTGCTACAAAATGATTATCTGGTCCCTTGGATAGGTACTGTATGTTAGAGCAAGAGCAAATAACAACAAAGAAATACAGGAAAAGGGGGATCTGATCTTCGTGACCAGATTTGGGAACCGCTGGTATAGATTAGTGGCAGGGCTCGCTCTTTCCCCTCGAGGGAACTTGTGTTTTGGCATAAACCAGCTGGacggaagctggggtcagagtgccaGGTCAGTTGTTGGAGGAATTGACAGTTCAGGACattgcttaagggcccaacagaggcAGAATGACagcactgggatttgaactctcagCCTTACAGTCAGTGGTTCAGAACCTTAACAATTGAACTGCCCATTCACAAATCCCTGAACGCGTCCCGGGACTGTCAGAAAGTCACTGTTGTTCCTCGGGTGAGTCACTTAGCTCTCATCTACTTGCTCAGTTCTGTTCTTGGACAGGATTGTGATTCAATTATAAGTTTctgttaaagaaataaatataaatctggaAGATACTTGGATCTGAACTTTGCAGGACATTTGGTTCTATTCCGATGGTATAAAACCAGTATTGAACTTTGGTTCTGGTGACCACATGCACTacatctttttttgtgtgtgtgtttcctacTGTAAGACACCCATGTCAATGCATGAAAGGCCTTTGTGACTCCCTGGGTATGTCAGAGAAAGGGAAATAACAAAATCTGCATTGAAATGGTTAACCCAAGACCAGGGTTGGGAGATATAAGGTTAGAAGAGGAGCAGAGCAAGCTCTTTGGTTACATTTCAACACTAATGAGCAGgagatatattttaaatatcccAAAAGGGCAAATCGTGTTTTGGCATCACCCAACTGGAAGGCAGTGGGATCCAATTGCAAGGTCCGTTGTTGTAAAGCATCCTTGGAGGAATTGACAAATCCAGGTCGTTGCTTAAGGGCCGAGCGAGACTTGAACACTCAGCGATGCAATGAGTGGATCACAAGGTTCATCAAGCTATCATTGCCTGAATAAAAGTCTTGTATCTAAACTTCTGTAGGACAGTTAGCTTCATGTTATTGGTGTAGGAATCTTTCCCACTCTAACACACCCACGTTTGGTGTTGTCTGTTATGAGTGACAAATCTTTCATAGGCCACTGTAAAGAGTGGGAAGGCCCAACTGCATCCATTTGCTTTGTCAAATCAAACTCAGAGATTTGCTTTAATTAAGACGGCAGGAGCAACTGACTTTGAGTACAAAATCAAGAAACGTCTGAATGTGTGGCGTCCAGAAATATTGTTGAATTGCGCTCCAAATGGCCATTACGTCCAACCTGACTAGTGGAATGAGAATAAAACACTAGGACCAGGGGTTAGGAAGCAGTTGTGAAAATCTTCCAGATGAAACACTGAGTTGCCCAGCAGAATTTATTATaagatgtgaatttttttcccctaacatGCAAGATCAGATCATTGGTAAGTATTACAAGTCTGATGCAGAAGTCAAAATCAAAAGTGAGAACAATGTCACATGAGGATTTGCTGCTCAGATTCAACTGAAaagtcagtgtcagtgttttggcTTTCATTGGCGGTGTTTTGATTAGTCCTGGAAATCAGGACGTGCTACGAGGTGTAAAATTAGTCCACAGTAAATTTCCATTACTGCATTCAGTCAGCGCTTATCTGCAGTGTGACTGAACTGAGTTGATGTGAGGCTCTCTGAAAATCCTGGTGTTCGAACTCCTCAACATAATAACATTGTAAATTCAATGAAGGTCACACCACTCAGAAGAAAATAAGGTGAAATAGGACGAAAATGTGTGCAGAAATACACAcatgattgtttttttcataGTAGCATACTTACTATAACACAATACAAGTCTCAATTTCTCCATAAAAGGTGTGGATTTTTAAGGTACTTCAATGTTAAACCCTGTGTTAGAGATGCTAACATGGAtatcttttgttttcttctgatagtagacattttaaaatggcCTGGATGGCAGAAAAGAGAAAACTGTATATTCGTTTATGTTGGTGCTTTCCCGTGCTTCGGATAATATAATGGAATACAATAATATAAACTGATGATAATATAAGATAAACTTTATGATTAAAACACGATATCACTAGGCATTTGTAGCCAAGTTTACTAGCCACATTTTGCCATTTTAGCCAATGTTAGCTGTTATTAGCCAGGTTTAGTAGCCATTTTTAGCAAACACTACTAGACATTTGAGTTAAAATTGCTAGTTATTTTTAGCCAGATTTACTAGCTATTCTTAATACATTTCTCTGACCATTTCAAGCTAATTTTCAagctattttcttttattacattttcctAGCCATTTTTAGCCAATATTACTACTAATTCCTCAGTATACAATTAAAATTCCTTATTAAGTAGG harbors:
- the sh2d1aa gene encoding SH2 domain containing 1A duplicate a, with protein sequence MREVEVYSAIRMEQLAMYHGAISKEQAERILGATGRDGSFLIRDSETIPGSYCICVLCHQFVYTYRLFHVEGKVWKMEVTSGVKERLFRNVQNLLAVYKEPNQGITMPLLFPVNNYLEPCTKPRPLPRKHIPR